The following are encoded in a window of Variovorax paradoxus genomic DNA:
- a CDS encoding ABC transporter ATP-binding protein, producing MESTTPSTPPLVRLRNVGKRFANGTLALQGMTLDIGEHDFVSFLGPSGCGKSTALRLIAGLTRISSGDMQWSGANTGTAKDSKSDRDLGFVFQEPTLMPWTKVFDNVWLPLKLAGMGRDEAAPVVQQVLELVGLSRFADVYPRELSGGMKMRVSIARALVTHPRLLLMDEPFAALDEMTRIKLNNDLLAIWREHRFSIVFVTHSVYESVYLSNRIVVMAARPGRVIDEIAIDEPYPRGEAFRTSSRYNAHCTAVSHSLHGALHGLDIDH from the coding sequence ATGGAAAGCACCACGCCATCCACGCCGCCGCTGGTCCGCCTTCGCAACGTCGGCAAGCGATTCGCCAACGGCACGCTCGCCCTGCAGGGCATGACGCTCGACATCGGCGAGCACGACTTCGTCAGCTTCCTCGGCCCCTCGGGCTGCGGAAAGAGCACCGCGCTGCGGCTGATCGCCGGGCTCACCCGCATCAGCTCGGGCGACATGCAATGGTCAGGCGCCAACACCGGCACCGCGAAGGACAGCAAGAGCGACCGCGACCTGGGCTTCGTGTTCCAGGAGCCCACGCTCATGCCCTGGACCAAGGTGTTCGACAACGTCTGGCTGCCGCTCAAGCTGGCGGGCATGGGCCGCGACGAAGCCGCGCCGGTGGTGCAGCAGGTGCTGGAGCTGGTGGGCCTGTCGCGCTTTGCCGATGTGTACCCGCGCGAGCTCTCGGGCGGCATGAAGATGCGCGTGTCGATTGCGCGCGCGCTGGTCACGCACCCGCGCCTGCTGCTCATGGACGAGCCCTTTGCCGCGCTCGACGAAATGACGCGCATCAAGCTCAACAACGACCTGCTGGCCATCTGGCGCGAGCACCGCTTCTCGATCGTGTTCGTCACGCACAGCGTGTACGAGTCGGTGTATCTGTCGAACCGCATCGTCGTGATGGCGGCGCGCCCGGGCCGCGTGATCGACGAGATCGCCATCGACGAGCCCTACCCGCGCGGCGAAGCCTTCCGCACCTCCAGCCGCTACAACGCGCACTGCACCGCCGTTTCACACTCTCTGCACGGAGCGCTCCATGGCCTCGACATCGACCATTGA
- a CDS encoding NAD(P)H-dependent oxidoreductase, which translates to MKTLVVHCHPNPDSFNHALYRTALDALQPRHPVRAIDLYAEGFDPTLTREERIAYLDNPELIRERVKPHVEALLWAEHLVFVYPTWFHGPPSMLKGWLERVWLPGVAFLPAERKGQLAKSGMRHIRRLTVVTTGGSPRWFVMAIGDPGRRLFTRALRALFAWRCKVTWLQLHDMNAVTDRDRTHFIARVARTLHNI; encoded by the coding sequence ATGAAAACGCTCGTCGTCCATTGCCATCCGAATCCTGACAGCTTCAACCACGCGCTCTACCGCACCGCCCTCGACGCGCTGCAGCCTCGCCATCCCGTGCGGGCCATCGACCTGTACGCCGAAGGCTTCGACCCGACGCTGACACGCGAAGAGCGCATCGCCTACCTCGACAACCCCGAACTGATCCGCGAACGCGTGAAACCCCACGTCGAAGCGCTGCTGTGGGCCGAGCACCTGGTGTTCGTCTATCCCACCTGGTTCCATGGACCACCGTCCATGCTCAAGGGCTGGCTCGAGCGCGTGTGGCTGCCGGGCGTGGCCTTCCTGCCCGCGGAGCGCAAGGGACAACTCGCGAAGTCGGGCATGCGGCACATCCGCCGGCTGACGGTGGTGACCACGGGCGGCTCGCCGCGCTGGTTCGTGATGGCCATCGGCGACCCGGGGCGGCGGCTGTTCACACGCGCGCTGCGGGCGCTGTTCGCGTGGCGCTGCAAGGTCACATGGCTGCAGCTGCACGACATGAACGCCGTCACCGACCGCGACCGCACCCATTTCATCGCGCGCGTGGCGCGCACGCTGCACAACATATAG
- a CDS encoding FAD-binding oxidoreductase encodes MKAKCAVNARTPLSAVDWDAVREDLRGLNVIATPSQRKQLSKDFYWYSPILTAQLAGCVADLVVKVSTEDDVRQAAAVAAKWKLPLTVRAGGTGNYGQCVPLEGGLVLDVTQMCRVLDLADGRIRVEAGARMHDIDLAARETGQALRMWPSTWHVASIGGFIAGGFGGIGSFRHGILRDPGNLLRARVMTVEREPRVIELVGDEIQQVHHAYGTNGVILDVEVALSPAVDWVHCTVLFETYRGALDFGIAAQAPEFDLFLLSTVEARFSPYYTAMGEHFPPDRHAVFTMVSPDTLAGFRALAAAHGGTISVAGTEDELLAAGLPPAYECAFNHTTLQALKADRSWTYLQVAYAQPFDPAVVERHLQIFGDDVLQHQDFARANGECGTFGILLVRWKGEAHQYEVMREIESQGGAQIFNPHVFTIEDGGMKTIDTQQIEFKKRSDPMGLMNPGKTRGWTPDMAVER; translated from the coding sequence ATGAAAGCGAAATGCGCCGTGAACGCTAGAACCCCGCTGTCCGCGGTCGACTGGGATGCCGTGCGCGAGGACCTGCGCGGCCTGAACGTGATCGCCACGCCCAGCCAGCGCAAGCAGCTGTCCAAAGACTTCTACTGGTACAGCCCGATCCTCACGGCGCAGCTCGCGGGCTGCGTGGCCGACCTCGTGGTCAAGGTCAGCACCGAGGACGACGTGCGCCAAGCCGCGGCCGTGGCCGCCAAGTGGAAGCTGCCGCTCACCGTGCGCGCGGGCGGCACCGGCAACTACGGCCAGTGCGTGCCGCTCGAAGGCGGCCTCGTGCTCGACGTGACGCAGATGTGCCGCGTGCTCGACCTGGCCGACGGCCGCATCCGCGTCGAGGCCGGCGCGCGCATGCACGACATCGACCTGGCCGCGCGCGAGACGGGTCAGGCCCTGCGCATGTGGCCCTCGACCTGGCACGTGGCCAGCATCGGCGGCTTCATTGCGGGCGGCTTCGGCGGCATCGGCTCGTTCCGCCACGGCATCCTGCGCGACCCCGGCAACCTGCTGCGCGCGCGCGTGATGACGGTGGAGCGCGAGCCGCGCGTCATCGAGCTGGTGGGCGACGAGATCCAGCAGGTGCACCACGCCTACGGCACCAACGGCGTGATCCTCGACGTCGAAGTGGCGCTGAGCCCGGCGGTCGACTGGGTGCACTGCACGGTGCTGTTCGAAACGTACCGCGGTGCGCTCGACTTCGGCATTGCCGCACAGGCGCCCGAGTTCGATTTGTTTCTGCTCTCGACCGTGGAGGCGCGCTTCTCGCCCTACTACACGGCCATGGGCGAGCACTTTCCGCCCGACCGGCATGCCGTGTTCACCATGGTGTCGCCCGACACGCTGGCGGGCTTTCGCGCGCTGGCCGCGGCGCACGGCGGCACCATCTCGGTGGCTGGCACCGAAGACGAGCTGCTGGCCGCCGGCCTGCCGCCGGCCTACGAGTGCGCCTTCAACCACACGACGCTGCAGGCGCTGAAGGCCGACCGCAGCTGGACCTACCTGCAGGTGGCCTACGCCCAGCCCTTCGATCCGGCCGTGGTCGAGCGCCATCTGCAGATCTTCGGTGACGACGTGCTGCAGCACCAGGACTTCGCACGCGCCAACGGCGAATGCGGCACCTTCGGCATCCTGCTCGTGCGCTGGAAGGGCGAGGCCCACCAGTACGAGGTGATGCGCGAGATCGAGTCGCAGGGCGGCGCGCAGATCTTCAACCCGCACGTCTTCACCATCGAGGACGGCGGCATGAAGACCATCGACACGCAGCAGATCGAGTTCAAGAAGCGCAGCGATCCGATGGGTTTGATGAACCCCGGAAAAACGCGCGGCTGGACGCCCGACATGGCCGTCGAGCGTTGA
- a CDS encoding amino acid ABC transporter permease, producing MEQPVLLFGWFRWDILVEYKDLFWQGAWMTLRMTVVCVLLGASWGLCLALARLAQARHAPWTWLTRVFLRWPATVYVSFFRGTPLFVQILLIHFAVMPVFIHPSTGLLIDGDLARTLKQEHGALISGVVALTLNSAAYISEVFRAGIQSISRGQFDAGRSLGFSPAQVMRYVVLPQAFRRMLPPLGNNAIALLKDTSLVSAIGLAELAYAARTVAGAYARYWEPYLAISVVYWVMTLVLTTLLRRLEHRLARSDRG from the coding sequence ATGGAACAACCAGTGCTGCTTTTCGGATGGTTCCGCTGGGACATCCTCGTGGAATACAAGGACCTGTTCTGGCAGGGCGCCTGGATGACGCTGCGCATGACCGTGGTCTGCGTGCTGCTGGGCGCGAGCTGGGGCCTGTGCCTGGCGCTCGCGCGGCTGGCGCAGGCGCGCCATGCGCCGTGGACCTGGCTCACGCGCGTGTTCCTGCGCTGGCCCGCCACGGTGTACGTGAGCTTCTTCCGGGGCACGCCGCTGTTCGTGCAGATCCTGCTGATCCACTTCGCGGTGATGCCGGTGTTCATCCATCCGAGCACGGGCCTGCTCATCGACGGCGACCTGGCGCGCACGCTCAAGCAGGAGCACGGCGCGCTCATCTCGGGCGTGGTCGCGCTCACGCTGAATTCGGCGGCCTACATCTCCGAAGTGTTCCGGGCCGGCATCCAGTCGATCTCGCGCGGGCAGTTCGACGCCGGCCGCTCGCTGGGCTTCAGCCCTGCGCAGGTGATGCGCTACGTGGTGCTGCCGCAGGCGTTTCGCCGCATGCTGCCGCCGCTGGGCAACAACGCGATCGCACTGCTCAAGGACACCTCGCTCGTGTCGGCCATCGGCCTGGCCGAACTGGCCTATGCCGCGCGCACCGTGGCCGGCGCGTATGCGCGCTACTGGGAACCGTACCTCGCGATCTCGGTCGTGTACTGGGTGATGACGCTGGTGCTGACGACGCTGCTGCGCCGCCTCGAGCATCGCCTCGCCCGCAGCGACAGAGGCTGA
- a CDS encoding ABC transporter permease yields MASTSTIETVMPLDTTTAHEATPSAETLRAHEDKLRRRESTLRVVVPVVIVAALLLVWEWMVRANDIPHYILPAPSLILRTLFDNWGSLSGALWFTVKLTLLALGAAIVGGVLLAIAFALFKWVEIGLFPIAVILQVTPIIAIAPLILIYVSSTTAALLLCAWIVAFFPILSNTVIGLKSADSNLRDLFQLYKASPWQTFRYLLAPSALPYFMAGLKIAGGLSLIGAVVAEFTAGTAGKETGLASRILESSFRTEIPMMFAALLLVSLLGIVIFIVFAALSRLVLGHWHESEMRRER; encoded by the coding sequence ATGGCCTCGACATCGACCATTGAAACCGTGATGCCCCTCGACACCACCACCGCCCACGAAGCCACGCCGTCCGCCGAGACGCTGCGCGCGCACGAAGACAAGCTGCGCCGGCGCGAGTCGACGCTGCGCGTCGTCGTGCCGGTCGTCATCGTCGCCGCGCTGCTGCTGGTGTGGGAGTGGATGGTGCGCGCCAACGACATCCCGCACTACATCCTGCCGGCGCCCTCGCTCATCCTGCGCACGCTGTTCGACAACTGGGGTTCGCTCTCGGGCGCGCTGTGGTTCACGGTGAAGCTCACGCTGCTCGCGCTGGGCGCCGCCATCGTCGGCGGCGTGCTGCTGGCGATTGCGTTCGCGCTGTTCAAGTGGGTGGAGATCGGCCTGTTCCCGATCGCCGTGATCCTGCAGGTGACGCCGATCATCGCGATCGCGCCGCTCATCCTGATCTACGTGTCGAGCACCACCGCGGCGCTCTTGCTGTGCGCGTGGATCGTGGCCTTCTTCCCAATCCTGTCGAACACCGTCATCGGCCTGAAGAGCGCCGACAGCAACCTGCGCGATTTGTTCCAGCTGTACAAGGCCTCGCCCTGGCAGACCTTCCGCTACCTGCTCGCGCCCAGCGCGCTGCCGTACTTCATGGCGGGCCTGAAGATCGCCGGCGGCCTGAGCCTGATCGGCGCGGTGGTGGCCGAGTTCACGGCCGGCACGGCGGGCAAGGAGACGGGGCTGGCCTCGCGCATCCTCGAGTCGAGCTTCCGCACCGAGATCCCGATGATGTTCGCGGCGCTGCTGCTGGTGTCTCTGCTGGGCATCGTGATCTTCATCGTGTTCGCCGCCCTGTCGCGGCTGGTGCTCGGCCACTGGCATGAAAGCGAAATGCGCCGTGAACGCTAG
- a CDS encoding creatininase family protein: protein MNPPPLRSRFWSDLTSEEFSRLDRERLIAVLPVGATEQHGPHLPMSTDTATIDGMVQASLPYLPDDLPVLFLPTVPYGKSNEHSRYPGTLTVSANTLISLWKDVGACVAKAGVRKLVLYNSHGGQMSVMDIVARDLREEHDMMVVAANWYTLGLPEGLFTAHEGKHGIHAGDLESSVMLHLTPDYVRRDQFQNFSSLTEQMAAENKFLSITPSGKLGWQMHDINPAGAAGDATRATAEKGAAVLDHVGQRFVELLHEIDRFPMERLANVPAWR from the coding sequence ATGAATCCGCCCCCGTTGCGCAGCCGCTTCTGGTCCGACCTGACCAGTGAAGAGTTCTCCCGCCTCGACCGCGAACGGCTCATCGCCGTGCTGCCGGTGGGGGCGACCGAACAGCACGGCCCCCACCTGCCGATGTCGACCGACACCGCCACCATCGACGGCATGGTGCAGGCCAGCCTGCCCTACCTGCCCGACGACCTGCCGGTGCTGTTCCTGCCCACCGTGCCCTACGGCAAGAGCAACGAGCACTCGCGCTACCCGGGCACGCTCACGGTGTCGGCGAACACGCTGATCTCGCTGTGGAAGGACGTCGGCGCCTGCGTCGCCAAGGCCGGCGTGCGCAAGCTGGTGCTCTACAACAGCCACGGCGGCCAGATGAGCGTCATGGACATCGTGGCGCGCGACCTGCGCGAAGAACACGACATGATGGTCGTGGCCGCCAACTGGTACACGCTGGGCCTGCCCGAAGGCCTGTTCACCGCGCATGAAGGCAAGCACGGCATCCACGCGGGCGACCTCGAAAGCTCGGTGATGCTGCACCTCACGCCCGACTACGTGCGCCGCGACCAGTTCCAGAACTTCAGCTCCCTGACCGAGCAGATGGCCGCCGAAAACAAGTTCCTGTCGATCACGCCCAGCGGCAAACTCGGCTGGCAGATGCACGACATCAACCCGGCCGGCGCCGCCGGCGATGCCACGCGCGCCACGGCCGAAAAAGGCGCCGCGGTGCTCGACCACGTGGGCCAACGCTTCGTCGAACTGCTGCACGAGATCGACCGCTTCCCGATGGAGCGGCTGGCCAACGTTCCCGCCTGGCGCTGA
- a CDS encoding basic amino acid ABC transporter substrate-binding protein: MNSLRRALALGLAAASLTFGAQAQAQNRELTVASSATYAPFAFENKDKQIVGFDIDIINAIAKQQGLKIKVVNTPFTGIFGALNNGDVDLVISGVTINEKRKQSYDFTPPYFAARQLIALPKNSTVTSLKDLTGKKIAVVSASTADDIASREFGKTSPNIRRFESTPLIISELAGGGVDAAMGDNGVIAYRVAQHAELKTLDDKSFPEEGFGIVVKKGDKALLDKLSAGLAAIRADGSYVTIYKKWFNKDPNVR, encoded by the coding sequence ATGAACTCCCTCCGCCGCGCCCTGGCCCTCGGCCTCGCAGCCGCTTCGCTCACCTTCGGTGCCCAGGCCCAAGCCCAGAACCGCGAACTCACCGTGGCCTCCAGCGCCACCTACGCGCCGTTTGCCTTCGAGAACAAGGACAAGCAGATCGTCGGCTTCGACATCGACATCATCAACGCCATCGCCAAGCAGCAGGGCCTGAAGATCAAGGTCGTCAACACGCCCTTCACCGGCATCTTCGGCGCGCTGAACAATGGCGACGTCGACCTGGTGATCTCGGGCGTCACCATCAACGAGAAGCGCAAGCAGAGCTACGACTTCACGCCGCCGTACTTCGCGGCGCGCCAGCTCATCGCGCTGCCGAAGAACAGCACCGTCACCTCGCTGAAGGACCTCACGGGCAAGAAGATCGCCGTGGTCAGCGCCTCCACCGCCGACGACATCGCCTCGCGCGAGTTCGGCAAGACCAGCCCCAACATCCGCCGCTTCGAGAGCACGCCGCTCATCATTTCCGAGCTGGCCGGCGGCGGCGTCGATGCCGCCATGGGCGACAACGGCGTGATCGCCTACCGCGTGGCGCAGCACGCCGAGCTGAAGACGCTCGACGACAAGTCCTTCCCCGAAGAAGGCTTCGGCATCGTCGTGAAGAAGGGCGACAAGGCGCTGCTCGACAAGCTCAGCGCCGGCCTGGCGGCCATCCGCGCCGACGGCAGCTACGTGACGATCTACAAGAAGTGGTTCAACAAGGACCCGAACGTGCGCTGA
- a CDS encoding MFS transporter translates to MPPISPEETPLPPAKPQPSNLAALEPLKLPVFRMLWSTWLIANICMWMNDVAAAWMMTSLTSSPIWVALVQSASTLPVFLLGLPSGALADILDRRRWLVATQFWLAGTAVVLCAAIALDVMTAPLLLALTFANGIGLALRWPVFSAIVPELVPRQQLPAALGLNGIAMNASRIVGPLTAGMLIASAGSVWVFALNAVLSVASGFVVLRWRREHTPNPLGREKLISAMRVGVQFVRQSQRMRAVLTRVSLFFFHSTALLALLPLLARNLEGGGAGTFTLLLAAMGTGAIIAVLFLPRLRQALGRDQLVLRGAMLQSAATAVMAVAPNAWVAVPAMFFGGMAWITVANSLSVSAQLALPDWVRARGMSTYQMAIMGASAIGAALWGQVATVTSLTLSLAIAAVSGTLLMLAAIRWVTDVSGEDDVRPAQAGWATGPPAEAPQEDGRVVITVEYLIDPSRAAAFHLVMQQTRRARLGQGAIGWELLHDIAQPERYVEQIVDESWTDHLRRFNRATAADMALRERRLAFHLGETAPVITRFVVRR, encoded by the coding sequence ATGCCGCCCATATCCCCCGAAGAGACACCCCTCCCGCCGGCCAAGCCGCAGCCCTCGAACCTCGCGGCGCTCGAGCCCCTGAAGCTCCCCGTGTTCCGCATGCTGTGGAGCACCTGGCTCATCGCCAACATCTGCATGTGGATGAACGATGTGGCGGCGGCGTGGATGATGACCTCGCTCACCTCCTCGCCGATCTGGGTGGCGCTGGTGCAGTCGGCCTCCACCTTGCCGGTGTTCCTGCTCGGCCTTCCGAGCGGCGCGCTGGCCGACATCCTCGACCGCCGGCGCTGGCTGGTGGCCACGCAGTTCTGGCTGGCCGGCACCGCCGTCGTGCTGTGCGCCGCCATCGCACTCGACGTGATGACCGCGCCGCTTTTGCTGGCGCTCACCTTCGCCAACGGCATCGGGCTGGCGCTGCGCTGGCCGGTGTTCTCGGCCATCGTGCCCGAGCTGGTGCCGCGCCAGCAACTGCCGGCGGCGCTGGGCCTGAACGGCATCGCCATGAACGCCTCGCGCATCGTCGGCCCGCTCACGGCCGGCATGCTGATCGCGAGCGCGGGCAGCGTGTGGGTGTTCGCGCTCAACGCGGTGCTGTCGGTGGCCTCGGGCTTCGTGGTGCTGCGCTGGCGCCGCGAGCACACGCCCAACCCGCTGGGCCGCGAGAAGCTCATCAGCGCGATGCGCGTGGGCGTGCAGTTCGTGCGCCAGTCGCAGCGCATGCGGGCGGTGCTCACGCGCGTGTCGCTCTTCTTCTTCCACTCGACCGCGCTGCTGGCGCTGCTGCCGCTGCTGGCGCGCAACCTCGAGGGCGGCGGTGCTGGCACCTTCACGCTGCTGCTGGCCGCCATGGGCACGGGCGCGATCATCGCGGTGCTCTTTCTGCCGCGCCTGCGCCAGGCGCTCGGGCGCGACCAGCTGGTGCTGCGCGGCGCCATGCTGCAGTCGGCCGCCACCGCCGTGATGGCCGTGGCGCCCAACGCCTGGGTCGCGGTGCCGGCGATGTTCTTCGGCGGCATGGCGTGGATCACGGTGGCCAACTCGCTGTCGGTGTCGGCCCAGCTCGCGCTGCCCGACTGGGTGCGCGCGCGCGGCATGTCGACCTACCAGATGGCGATCATGGGTGCGAGCGCGATCGGCGCGGCGCTGTGGGGCCAGGTGGCCACCGTCACGTCGCTGACGCTGAGCCTGGCCATCGCCGCCGTGAGCGGCACGCTGCTGATGCTGGCGGCCATCCGCTGGGTGACCGACGTGAGCGGCGAGGACGACGTGCGTCCCGCCCAGGCCGGCTGGGCCACCGGCCCGCCGGCCGAGGCGCCGCAGGAAGACGGCCGCGTGGTGATCACGGTCGAGTACCTCATCGACCCGTCGCGCGCCGCCGCCTTCCACCTCGTGATGCAGCAGACCCGGCGCGCGCGCCTGGGCCAGGGCGCCATCGGCTGGGAACTGCTGCACGACATCGCGCAGCCCGAGCGCTACGTGGAGCAGATCGTCGACGAGTCGTGGACCGACCACCTGCGCCGCTTCAACCGCGCCACCGCCGCCGACATGGCGCTGCGCGAACGCCGGCTGGCGTTCCACCTCGGCGAAACGGCGCCGGTGATCACGCGCTTCGTGGTGCGCCGCTGA
- a CDS encoding ABC transporter substrate-binding protein — translation MRIPAFSLRPLAFGLALAGAALAAHAQEKVVFATNWKAQAGHGGFYQALVDGTYKKYGLDVEIMQGGPMVNNRPMLPAGKVDFLMTGNLLQSFDNVKNGVPTVVVAAIFQKDPQAMFAHPGQGYDSFKDMTKAPVAFIGKDGQFSFWQWMKSEHGFKDAQLKPYTFNVGPFLADKKSIQQGYAISEPLSIKAQAGFDPVVHLLADHGFSTYATTIETRADLIKTKPETVRKFIEASIIGWNNYLYGDNKAANELMAKTNPDATPAALQGSIDLIKKMGIVDSGDSLTKGIGAMDEARVKDFYDKMVKAGLYKPGEIDLSKVVSTQFVNKGVGVDVRKKLAGK, via the coding sequence ATGCGCATCCCCGCTTTCTCTCTCCGGCCGCTGGCCTTCGGCCTGGCCCTTGCAGGTGCTGCCCTCGCCGCACATGCCCAGGAAAAAGTGGTGTTCGCCACCAACTGGAAGGCGCAGGCCGGCCACGGCGGCTTCTACCAGGCGCTGGTGGACGGCACCTACAAGAAGTACGGCCTGGACGTGGAAATCATGCAGGGCGGCCCGATGGTCAACAACCGGCCCATGCTGCCGGCCGGCAAGGTCGACTTCCTGATGACCGGCAACCTGCTGCAGTCGTTCGACAACGTGAAGAACGGCGTGCCCACCGTGGTGGTCGCGGCCATCTTCCAGAAAGACCCGCAGGCCATGTTCGCGCACCCGGGCCAGGGCTACGACAGCTTCAAGGACATGACCAAGGCGCCCGTGGCCTTCATCGGCAAGGACGGCCAGTTCAGCTTCTGGCAGTGGATGAAGTCGGAGCACGGCTTCAAGGATGCGCAGCTCAAGCCCTACACCTTCAACGTCGGCCCGTTCCTGGCCGACAAGAAGTCCATTCAACAGGGCTACGCCATCTCGGAGCCGCTGTCGATCAAGGCGCAGGCCGGCTTCGACCCCGTGGTGCACCTGCTGGCCGACCACGGTTTCTCGACCTACGCCACCACCATCGAGACCCGCGCCGATCTCATCAAGACCAAGCCCGAGACGGTGCGCAAGTTCATCGAGGCCTCGATCATCGGCTGGAACAACTACCTCTACGGCGACAACAAGGCCGCCAACGAGCTCATGGCCAAGACCAACCCCGACGCCACGCCGGCCGCGCTGCAGGGCTCCATCGATCTCATCAAGAAGATGGGCATCGTGGACAGCGGCGACTCGCTCACCAAGGGCATCGGCGCCATGGACGAAGCGCGCGTGAAGGACTTCTACGACAAGATGGTCAAGGCCGGCCTCTACAAGCCCGGCGAGATCGACCTGTCGAAGGTCGTGAGCACGCAGTTCGTCAACAAGGGCGTCGGTGTCGACGTTCGCAAGAAGCTCGCCGGCAAGTAA